In Candidatus Chlorohelix allophototropha, the following are encoded in one genomic region:
- a CDS encoding AAA-like domain-containing protein, which yields MTFHYQGGGTLSPDSELYISRQADKELLELCQKSQFTYILAPRQIGKSSLMLRTAQKLSLEGIKVVKLDLTRLGTQVEAEGWYYGFMYEVRKQLELKLKLSEWWEENKNLSLAQRLTLFFEEVLLCEVTAPVIIFVDEIDTTLSLSFTDDFFASIRGLYVARAGNPELKRLSFVLIGVATPGDLIRDPKRTPFNIGQRVEMTDFTFEEALPLAGGLGLPNVEAQETLKSILEWTGGHPYLTQRLCQVMAEQSMSKANSQIGANLNTTPIVVAKTFLGEKSEEDNNLQFVRDMLTRRAPDLLQVLSTYREVRRAKEVLDQEQSIVKSHLKLSGVVKRERGRLLVRNQIYKTVFDEKWIKEHLPINWAKRLKQALGVIAATLLLALIMGGLAIYAFIQQDEAGKQADEANKQRNTAETRRIEAETARNQSDRLLRGTEAQALAFRSQTQTDPELALLLTIEAAQRIQDGKLEDSGGQVEAALRQALANYTPNIALRSPATATNSVAFSPDGKRLVVAGNDGYARVYETGTNKEIMSLGGKFGSVYMAKYSPDGSMVATADAEGNTIFYETASGKQLGDIITCQCFFNQMAFSPDGKMLAEGPGNRTARILDPIGGKVLWEQFDAGGIYSPVFSPNGKWLAIASGNLLFLWDLTSGTIPPKEPYHITIGFKTLVTTSAIFSPDSRWLILTSTDFTARIIDTTTGKYVATLKHNGFVNNAVFTPDGKQVLTASSDKTVKVWETESGKELLTFQNHTSAVQDVILSPDGKLAISTGNDTTIRVWDYVSGKEVTVLRGHASTVASAPNHAGLSFSPDGKWLASTSSDGTARLWDWEALSQKRLILNPNTDRLLSASYSPDGKTVFTVANNNPPRLFDSASGKQLLTLQGFLTNGLGMLQFYPSEVSPDGKLAVTSGGFNDQSTRIWEVATGKELGFLDGAAYTDYVLAKNSLIYADVRKDLTIEIRDLEKDSILQGGLKGHQAEITGMAFSPDYKLLGSASKDQTARIWEVATGKEVAVLKGHNGAVTGIEFSPDGKYVVTAGEDKTLRLWDTTNWQEVRVIRGHTAEISSVAFSPDGQTVISGSADKTARIWEVASGKELLVLSGHSGGITSLAVSEDGKRIATASEDGTARVWDAANGTEQMALRGHSGAVTAVFFKPDGSRIYTGGADKTLRLWDSASGKEMKITTGFTKPIKRLYTCATFKAIMESGTPVDQPIEDPVWVVNDEVWRIFDLYYGYGYGWVPFVPTYTGAIFSPDSKLVATGGSDGVVRLWDSATGKLVRTLEGHTNGVLLTGNGGFSPDGQRIVAGGGDSIAIVWEVVSGKQLLTLTGHSDGVTNATFSPDGKLIVTAGADNTARVWDATTGKQLLVLKGHTGALNTARFSPDGKFIITASADSTARIWDTASGQLLAIVLGHNGPVSDANFSPDGKNILTASEDFTAIIQPCDICGSFSQALEQAKNTVTRSLTPDEKAQFGIATAAVLPLNPVSRWSRKQERA from the coding sequence ATGACATTTCACTACCAAGGTGGTGGCACTCTTTCACCGGATAGCGAACTATATATCTCCCGGCAGGCTGATAAAGAACTTTTGGAATTATGCCAGAAATCCCAGTTCACCTATATTTTAGCGCCTCGGCAAATTGGCAAATCCAGCCTAATGCTTCGCACTGCTCAGAAGCTTTCGCTTGAAGGAATAAAGGTAGTTAAACTTGATCTCACCCGGTTGGGTACACAGGTAGAAGCCGAAGGCTGGTATTATGGATTTATGTATGAGGTGCGAAAACAGCTTGAGTTGAAATTAAAGCTGAGTGAATGGTGGGAAGAGAATAAGAACCTGAGTCTAGCACAGCGTCTTACCCTTTTCTTTGAAGAGGTACTTCTTTGTGAAGTAACTGCCCCGGTGATTATTTTTGTAGATGAAATTGATACTACCCTCAGTCTCTCTTTTACTGACGATTTCTTTGCGAGTATTCGAGGGTTATATGTAGCACGTGCCGGTAATCCTGAGCTTAAGCGGCTTTCTTTTGTACTGATAGGGGTGGCTACTCCCGGAGACCTTATCCGTGACCCCAAACGCACCCCCTTTAATATCGGGCAACGGGTAGAAATGACCGATTTTACCTTTGAGGAAGCCTTACCTCTAGCAGGTGGTTTAGGTTTGCCAAATGTCGAAGCTCAGGAAACCTTAAAAAGCATATTGGAGTGGACGGGAGGGCATCCCTATCTAACCCAGAGACTTTGTCAGGTTATGGCAGAACAGAGCATGAGCAAAGCCAATTCACAAATTGGGGCTAATCTAAATACAACCCCCATAGTGGTAGCCAAAACTTTTCTGGGAGAGAAAAGCGAAGAGGACAATAATCTACAATTTGTGCGGGACATGTTAACCCGCCGCGCCCCTGACCTTTTACAAGTGCTGAGTACCTATCGGGAAGTAAGACGAGCAAAAGAGGTGCTAGACCAGGAACAATCCATAGTAAAATCTCACTTAAAACTTTCGGGTGTAGTAAAACGGGAACGTGGAAGGCTACTGGTAAGGAACCAAATCTATAAGACAGTATTTGACGAAAAGTGGATAAAAGAACATCTACCGATCAATTGGGCTAAAAGGCTCAAGCAAGCGCTGGGAGTGATTGCAGCCACATTATTACTGGCATTAATAATGGGAGGGTTGGCAATCTACGCTTTTATCCAGCAGGACGAAGCGGGTAAACAAGCAGATGAAGCCAATAAGCAGCGCAACACCGCTGAAACCAGAAGGATTGAGGCTGAAACTGCTCGAAACCAGTCGGATCGCTTACTGCGTGGGACAGAAGCGCAAGCGCTGGCATTTCGCTCTCAAACTCAGACCGACCCGGAATTGGCTTTGTTACTAACCATTGAAGCCGCCCAGCGCATTCAAGATGGCAAACTGGAAGATAGTGGAGGACAGGTGGAAGCGGCGTTGCGCCAAGCTCTGGCAAATTACACCCCGAATATTGCCCTGCGCAGCCCGGCTACCGCAACGAACAGTGTTGCATTCAGCCCGGATGGAAAGCGACTGGTGGTAGCCGGAAATGACGGTTATGCCAGAGTGTATGAGACAGGTACTAATAAAGAAATTATGTCATTGGGCGGGAAGTTCGGATCAGTCTATATGGCGAAATATAGCCCCGATGGCAGTATGGTCGCTACCGCCGATGCCGAAGGCAATACCATCTTTTATGAAACGGCCAGCGGGAAGCAGTTGGGAGACATAATAACTTGCCAATGTTTTTTCAACCAGATGGCTTTCAGTCCCGATGGTAAAATGCTGGCGGAAGGCCCGGGTAATCGCACCGCTCGAATACTCGACCCTATTGGCGGAAAAGTGTTATGGGAACAATTTGATGCAGGTGGTATCTATAGTCCGGTGTTCAGCCCGAACGGAAAATGGCTGGCAATAGCGAGTGGGAACCTCTTATTCCTGTGGGATCTTACCAGTGGCACTATTCCACCGAAAGAACCTTATCATATAACCATAGGGTTTAAGACTTTAGTTACGACAAGCGCAATTTTCAGTCCGGATAGCCGCTGGCTGATTCTAACCAGCACAGATTTTACTGCCCGAATCATTGATACTACCACCGGAAAGTATGTCGCTACCCTAAAACATAATGGCTTTGTGAATAATGCCGTATTTACCCCGGATGGCAAACAGGTTTTAACCGCCAGCAGCGATAAAACCGTTAAAGTCTGGGAGACCGAAAGCGGCAAAGAACTGCTCACCTTCCAGAACCATACCTCGGCGGTACAGGATGTGATTCTAAGCCCCGACGGTAAATTGGCAATTAGCACGGGCAATGACACCACCATCCGGGTGTGGGATTATGTCAGCGGCAAGGAGGTGACGGTGTTGAGAGGGCACGCTAGTACGGTGGCGAGTGCGCCAAATCATGCCGGATTAAGTTTTAGTCCGGACGGGAAATGGCTGGCTTCCACCAGCAGCGATGGCACTGCCAGATTGTGGGACTGGGAAGCGCTTTCACAGAAACGCTTGATCTTAAACCCCAATACCGATCGTTTATTAAGCGCCAGTTATAGCCCGGATGGTAAAACCGTATTTACGGTAGCAAATAATAACCCACCGCGTCTGTTCGATAGCGCCAGCGGCAAACAACTTCTAACCCTTCAAGGATTCTTAACCAATGGTCTCGGAATGCTCCAGTTTTACCCTTCAGAAGTGAGCCCGGATGGCAAATTGGCAGTTACTTCAGGTGGGTTTAACGATCAATCAACCCGGATTTGGGAAGTGGCTACCGGCAAAGAATTAGGTTTTCTCGATGGCGCTGCTTACACCGATTATGTGCTTGCCAAGAATAGCCTTATTTACGCAGATGTGAGGAAAGACCTGACCATTGAAATTCGGGATTTGGAAAAAGATTCGATATTACAAGGGGGCTTGAAAGGGCATCAGGCTGAAATAACCGGAATGGCTTTCAGCCCCGATTATAAGCTTTTGGGTTCAGCCAGCAAGGATCAAACCGCACGCATTTGGGAAGTGGCTACCGGCAAAGAGGTGGCGGTTTTGAAAGGGCATAACGGGGCAGTTACGGGAATTGAGTTCAGTCCCGATGGAAAATATGTGGTCACCGCCGGAGAGGACAAGACCCTACGCTTGTGGGATACAACAAACTGGCAAGAAGTAAGAGTTATCCGGGGACATACGGCTGAGATCAGCAGTGTAGCCTTCAGTCCAGACGGTCAGACCGTTATTTCAGGAAGCGCTGACAAAACAGCGCGTATCTGGGAAGTGGCAAGCGGCAAGGAACTGCTGGTACTCAGTGGACACAGCGGGGGGATAACCAGTCTTGCGGTAAGCGAGGATGGCAAACGGATTGCTACTGCCAGCGAGGATGGAACTGCCAGAGTGTGGGATGCCGCCAATGGTACAGAACAAATGGCGCTGAGGGGGCATAGCGGGGCAGTAACCGCCGTATTTTTCAAGCCAGACGGGAGCCGGATCTATACCGGAGGGGCAGACAAAACCCTTCGGTTGTGGGACAGCGCCAGTGGTAAGGAAATGAAAATAACCACTGGCTTCACCAAACCCATCAAGCGTCTCTATACCTGCGCAACTTTTAAGGCTATTATGGAATCTGGCACTCCCGTTGATCAACCAATTGAAGACCCGGTCTGGGTGGTAAACGATGAAGTGTGGCGAATTTTCGATTTGTACTATGGCTATGGTTATGGATGGGTTCCCTTTGTTCCTACCTATACCGGCGCAATTTTCAGCCCGGACAGTAAATTGGTTGCCACCGGAGGGAGTGATGGGGTAGTGCGGTTGTGGGACAGCGCTACCGGAAAGTTGGTGCGCACCCTGGAAGGGCATACAAATGGAGTGCTTTTAACGGGAAATGGCGGTTTCAGCCCGGATGGGCAACGAATTGTGGCAGGTGGGGGTGATAGTATCGCAATAGTGTGGGAGGTGGTTAGCGGTAAGCAACTCCTGACCCTGACCGGTCATAGCGATGGAGTTACGAATGCCACTTTCAGCCCAGACGGCAAGTTAATCGTCACCGCCGGGGCAGATAATACCGCCCGTGTCTGGGATGCAACTACGGGTAAGCAGTTGCTGGTATTGAAAGGTCACACCGGAGCATTAAATACTGCTCGTTTCAGCCCGGATGGCAAGTTTATTATAACCGCCAGCGCGGATAGTACTGCCCGCATCTGGGATACTGCATCTGGACAGTTGCTGGCGATAGTACTTGGGCATAACGGCCCGGTGAGCGATGCCAACTTCAGCCCGGATGGGAAAAACATCTTGACCGCCAGCGAAGATTTCACTGCCATCATTCAACCCTGCGATATTTGCGGTAGCTTTTCCCAAGCGCTGGAGCAAGCTAAAAATACCGTCACCCGTTCCCTCACCCCCGATGAAAAAGCCCAATTCGGGATAGCGACTGCGGCTGTTTTACCACTCAACCCAGTATCTCGCTGGAGTAGAAAACAAGAAAGAGCTTGA
- a CDS encoding AAA-like domain-containing protein: protein MAQIKNKELVARQIKDGLRAIASHTTKTVERVDQDIAPQLAIEARTLKSWKTPSAIPDNIDEDKLLGLIWLILEHGGLSLAWLTTLLSATSLPVVDPPTPSWVRSYLKIARVASGAGSTPLSESAIERTIEHLFYNGITGIPSSPASTHLLEFPDGIMSPESPFYIERASDTVALNTLKSQGAALVIKAPRQMGKSSLLLRISRLAEKLEKRVVLMDCQRFDKAALTNPDLFYRLFCGWLGNLLKLDNRVEEFWSEFPGNIQHCSNYLEEYLLPELNSPLVLAMDEVDHLFDTPFRSDFFGMLRSWHNARQLSHIWKNLDLVLVTSTQPYQFVQDLNQSPFNVGIILELEDFTPGQVAELNRRHGYPFLAEEEAKLIELTGGQPYLTRQALYMVANGSYTPDRLFEKANDEYGPFGEHLRYYFQRLHHNPQLVEGLRTTILANTCSDETTFWRLQGAGLVRRHGKKVIPRCKLYNDYFRERLL from the coding sequence ATGGCTCAAATCAAAAATAAAGAACTAGTAGCCAGACAAATTAAAGATGGACTGCGGGCAATCGCCTCTCACACTACCAAAACAGTGGAACGGGTAGACCAAGATATTGCGCCCCAACTTGCCATTGAAGCCCGCACCCTTAAAAGCTGGAAAACCCCCAGCGCTATCCCGGATAACATTGATGAAGACAAACTTCTAGGACTGATATGGTTGATACTGGAACACGGTGGGCTGAGTTTAGCTTGGCTTACTACTTTACTCTCGGCTACTTCTTTACCGGTAGTTGACCCTCCCACGCCTAGTTGGGTACGCTCTTATCTTAAAATAGCTAGAGTGGCAAGTGGCGCAGGAAGTACTCCTTTGTCAGAAAGTGCTATCGAAAGAACCATTGAACACCTTTTCTATAACGGTATTACTGGCATTCCTTCTTCTCCCGCCTCCACCCACCTCCTAGAATTTCCAGATGGGATAATGTCGCCGGAATCCCCTTTCTACATCGAACGTGCCTCTGATACTGTGGCTTTAAATACGCTTAAGTCGCAGGGCGCTGCCCTAGTAATTAAAGCCCCTCGGCAGATGGGTAAAAGCTCTTTACTTTTGCGGATTTCTAGATTGGCGGAAAAACTGGAGAAGCGGGTGGTTCTTATGGATTGCCAACGCTTTGACAAAGCCGCCCTAACTAATCCTGATCTGTTTTATCGACTTTTTTGTGGTTGGCTGGGTAATCTTCTGAAGCTGGATAATCGAGTAGAAGAATTCTGGTCTGAATTTCCGGGAAATATCCAACATTGCAGTAACTATTTAGAGGAGTATCTGCTCCCCGAACTAAATTCCCCGCTTGTGCTGGCTATGGATGAGGTGGATCATCTATTCGATACACCCTTTCGTTCCGATTTTTTTGGAATGCTCAGGAGTTGGCATAATGCTCGACAGTTGAGCCATATCTGGAAGAATCTGGATTTGGTATTGGTAACCTCCACCCAGCCTTACCAGTTTGTGCAGGATTTGAATCAATCTCCCTTTAACGTGGGGATAATATTGGAATTGGAAGATTTTACGCCGGGACAGGTAGCCGAACTCAACCGACGACACGGTTACCCCTTTCTAGCAGAAGAAGAAGCGAAACTAATAGAGCTAACCGGAGGGCAACCCTATCTGACGCGGCAGGCTTTATATATGGTAGCCAACGGGAGTTATACCCCTGACCGACTGTTTGAGAAAGCAAATGATGAGTATGGTCCTTTTGGAGAACATCTCCGCTACTACTTTCAACGCTTGCATCATAACCCTCAATTGGTAGAGGGCTTACGCACTACTATTCTTGCCAACACCTGCTCTGACGAAACCACTTTCTGGAGATTACAAGGAGCGGGACTGGTGAGGCGGCATGGAAAAAAAGTAATACCCCGCTGCAAACTATATAACGACTACTTTAGAGAGAGGCTATTATGA
- the istA gene encoding IS21 family transposase: MLEVMARSAIKYHRKRGDNYNVIAGKVQHDARTVKRVLNEPSDKVQTRPNRESSVAVFKEQIEGWLEQKLQVKRMLELAWEDPKQPYCGRPTAFYDYVRKLKKARENQAHQVQIRFEGLPGEFLQIDWGEIRGVLFSKQDSVPQTFYFFCARLKYSRFMYVSFQKDMAEETLVRCLVEALNRMGGVPWVITTDNMKTVVLRRDEKNQPVWHPVWQKLALEFEFHPEACAPASGNQKGAVENLVKYTKNNFLAGRTFYDAADLVRQLEEWLGVVNYERTCAATGEIPGSLLEIERKHFSPLPASARDYGLFTSLVVNREGVVIFETNKYSVPAELMGQTLTARIHREWLKLWRGTELVAQHPRCYSRNRRLVIPEHYTQAFEIKPRARTMVWRDWLLNLGPQVYQYVAVICRRQRATMSEQIHQLYALAQQVGLEEFQAAVELATEQQLYGAEYLKGLLLKPAGSGSNAATLKPTQPAVERLLSEYEPLVANRFSAIPEENEIERAVG; this comes from the coding sequence ATGTTAGAAGTTATGGCCAGAAGCGCAATAAAGTACCACCGGAAACGAGGGGACAACTACAACGTAATTGCGGGCAAAGTGCAACATGATGCCCGTACCGTAAAAAGAGTGCTAAATGAACCTAGCGACAAGGTACAAACCCGCCCCAATCGTGAAAGTAGTGTGGCAGTCTTCAAAGAACAGATTGAAGGCTGGCTAGAACAAAAACTACAAGTGAAAAGAATGCTGGAACTAGCGTGGGAAGATCCCAAACAGCCCTACTGTGGCAGACCCACCGCCTTCTATGACTATGTGCGCAAGCTCAAAAAAGCCAGAGAGAACCAGGCTCATCAGGTACAGATACGTTTTGAGGGCTTACCTGGAGAGTTTTTGCAAATAGACTGGGGTGAAATTCGGGGAGTGCTGTTCAGTAAACAAGATAGTGTACCCCAAACCTTCTACTTTTTCTGTGCCCGGCTGAAATACTCGCGTTTTATGTATGTGAGCTTTCAGAAAGATATGGCCGAAGAAACGCTGGTGCGCTGCCTGGTGGAAGCCCTCAACCGGATGGGGGGAGTACCGTGGGTAATTACCACGGATAATATGAAGACGGTGGTACTGAGGCGAGATGAAAAGAACCAACCAGTGTGGCATCCGGTGTGGCAGAAACTGGCACTAGAATTCGAGTTTCACCCGGAAGCCTGTGCCCCGGCCAGCGGAAACCAGAAAGGTGCCGTAGAAAATTTGGTAAAGTATACCAAAAACAATTTTCTAGCTGGTCGTACATTCTACGATGCGGCGGATCTGGTAAGGCAGTTGGAAGAATGGTTAGGGGTAGTGAATTACGAGCGTACATGCGCAGCGACCGGGGAAATTCCGGGTAGCTTACTGGAAATAGAGCGTAAACACTTCAGCCCATTGCCTGCTAGTGCCCGGGATTACGGTTTATTTACCAGCCTGGTGGTAAACCGGGAAGGGGTAGTCATTTTTGAGACCAACAAATATAGCGTACCGGCGGAACTAATGGGACAAACCCTGACAGCCCGGATACATCGGGAATGGCTGAAGTTATGGCGGGGTACGGAACTGGTGGCACAGCACCCCCGTTGTTATTCCCGAAACCGCCGCTTAGTAATACCGGAACATTACACCCAAGCTTTTGAGATCAAACCCAGAGCCAGAACCATGGTGTGGCGGGATTGGTTGTTAAATTTAGGACCGCAAGTGTACCAGTATGTGGCGGTAATCTGTCGACGGCAAAGAGCCACCATGAGTGAACAAATCCACCAACTATACGCGCTGGCCCAGCAGGTAGGGCTGGAAGAATTCCAGGCGGCGGTGGAATTGGCAACGGAACAACAGCTTTACGGGGCGGAATATCTCAAGGGTTTATTACTCAAGCCAGCGGGTTCAGGCAGTAATGCCGCTACCCTCAAGCCCACTCAACCAGCGGTGGAACGGCTACTCAGTGAATACGAACCACTGGTGGCCAACCGTTTTTCGGCCATACCTGAGGAAAATGAAATAGAAAGGGCGGTGGGATGA
- the istB gene encoding IS21-like element helper ATPase IstB encodes MNSLEHKLTSLKLGRVKQVYSDWIERARETGMDYGEFLEELLSEELLSRQENQLKKRLHSASFPFEASLEQFDFSRHPELKRSVILRYFDSSFVEKAGNLLLIGASGLGKTHLSIAAGIKMVQLGYTVKFITAQQLANQVIAASTRQEIARILEPLLKCQVLVLDELGYLPMDARVGPALYELISGRYLRGATIITSNKSLSNWGELIEGGDTALMVAIIDRLLHHGEVFYLRGSSYRTLGKESYGLERRQLPPEEKKPEAGTGS; translated from the coding sequence ATGAATAGTCTGGAACATAAACTCACCAGCCTAAAACTGGGCAGGGTAAAACAGGTATACAGCGATTGGATTGAACGGGCACGCGAAACCGGAATGGATTACGGGGAGTTTTTAGAAGAATTGTTAAGCGAAGAGTTGCTATCTCGTCAGGAGAACCAACTCAAAAAGCGTTTGCACTCAGCCAGTTTCCCTTTTGAAGCCAGCCTGGAACAATTCGATTTCAGTCGCCACCCGGAACTGAAGCGCAGCGTGATTTTACGCTATTTCGACAGCAGTTTTGTAGAAAAAGCTGGGAATTTACTCCTAATCGGGGCAAGTGGGCTTGGGAAAACCCATCTTTCGATTGCAGCCGGAATTAAGATGGTGCAGTTGGGTTACACCGTAAAGTTCATTACGGCTCAACAACTGGCGAACCAAGTGATTGCGGCTAGCACTCGCCAGGAAATAGCCAGGATTTTAGAGCCGCTTTTGAAATGTCAGGTGTTGGTATTAGACGAACTGGGCTATTTACCGATGGACGCACGTGTAGGTCCGGCCTTATATGAGCTGATCAGCGGACGTTACCTCAGAGGTGCTACGATCATTACCAGTAACAAAAGCCTTTCTAACTGGGGCGAACTGATCGAGGGTGGTGATACTGCCTTGATGGTGGCGATTATTGACCGTTTATTGCATCACGGAGAAGTTTTTTATTTAAGAGGTAGCAGTTACCGCACTTTAGGAAAGGAGAGTTACGGCTTAGAGCGTCGGCAACTTCCACCAGAAGAAAAGAAACCGGAAGCGGGAACTGGTTCTTAA
- a CDS encoding choice-of-anchor Q domain-containing protein: MTELAISSSKRLRFAALAMLWIMAILLLFGLVAVPTKAAGSFIVTTTADTSDSNIGDGNCADNNGKCSLRAAIEQANALGAGSISLSVATYTLATQNKLFISPGVSINITGTDRSATIIDGTNDLAHPFNIFELGSNAHLTLDGVTVTRAIGAGNLGGAINSFSATLDLRNCVFSNNTNPTGTGGAIFSGDGGVLNITNCIFDGNKTFSNNGGALSTSRSAVTIKDSTFQNNRAETAPDNGWPSSGGAMWVYESNSLSGSNVKAVIDHTSFINNSASNTGGAIAANNNDLFIQNGSQFLGNQAQMGGGALDLRNNNYGDASGKGSVSITATTFTNNLVTTAVDPNTNTNPSGGAISAFGLDIGIHNSTFIGNTATFAGGAISGNNYNLTVENSTFESNVAERGAGAIFFTDYTFPGALQGNLVITGSTFKTNHETKTGSGTNDFYPFGGALSIMNAPASISNSTFSGNTALEPGGAIHFNSAGLLSLNIYGSTFNGNTSERSGGAINGWGKTNITNSTFSGNIGGSGAAINTRDDVATVLNSTISGNRSISGQGGGISANGNVLTFQNTILANNTGGNCYGSVTSAGNNLQYGDSSCPNTLNQNPKLDPNGLQDNGGLTQTIALLGGSPAIDSGNNSTCPAVDQRGVSRNGPCDIGAYEYTGGFVTGGGWINSPVGACNLSAACQNATGKANFGFNAKYKKDATIPEGNTEFQFSPGNLNFKATSYQWLVLAGAKAQFKGSGTINGNGNYDFIVTVIDGKLSSSGVDKFRIKIWDKVTGLVIYDNQMGAADDVEPSTTVGGGSIVIHKS; encoded by the coding sequence ATGACGGAGTTAGCTATCAGCTCATCAAAACGGTTACGTTTCGCAGCGCTTGCCATGCTTTGGATTATGGCAATTCTACTACTGTTTGGGTTAGTAGCCGTACCCACCAAGGCGGCAGGTTCCTTTATTGTTACCACCACAGCAGATACCTCTGACAGTAATATTGGAGACGGGAATTGCGCCGATAACAACGGCAAATGTTCCTTAAGAGCGGCTATAGAACAAGCGAACGCTCTTGGTGCAGGTAGCATCAGTCTCTCGGTTGCTACCTATACTCTAGCCACCCAAAATAAGTTGTTTATTTCACCGGGTGTAAGTATCAATATAACTGGAACAGATAGAAGCGCCACCATTATTGACGGCACTAATGACCTTGCCCATCCCTTTAACATTTTCGAGTTAGGTAGCAATGCCCATCTCACTCTGGACGGAGTAACTGTAACCAGAGCGATAGGTGCAGGTAATTTAGGGGGCGCTATTAACAGTTTCAGCGCCACTTTGGATTTAAGGAACTGCGTTTTCTCAAATAACACTAACCCCACTGGCACTGGCGGGGCTATATTTTCCGGCGATGGGGGCGTACTAAATATTACCAATTGCATTTTCGATGGTAATAAGACTTTCTCCAACAATGGAGGCGCTTTAAGCACAAGCCGGAGCGCGGTGACTATTAAGGATAGCACTTTCCAGAATAACCGCGCAGAAACAGCCCCCGACAACGGATGGCCCTCATCGGGTGGCGCTATGTGGGTATATGAGAGTAATTCGCTTTCCGGTAGCAATGTCAAAGCTGTAATTGATCATACCAGCTTTATCAATAATAGCGCTAGCAACACCGGTGGCGCAATTGCCGCTAATAACAACGATCTTTTCATCCAAAATGGCTCCCAATTTTTAGGTAATCAAGCCCAAATGGGAGGGGGTGCGCTGGATTTAAGAAATAACAACTATGGGGACGCTTCCGGAAAGGGCAGCGTGAGCATAACAGCTACAACCTTCACCAATAACCTCGTGACTACTGCCGTTGACCCTAATACCAATACGAATCCAAGTGGCGGTGCCATCAGTGCATTTGGTTTAGACATTGGTATTCATAACAGTACTTTCATAGGAAATACTGCTACTTTTGCAGGGGGCGCAATTAGTGGAAATAACTATAACCTTACAGTGGAGAACTCCACTTTTGAGAGTAATGTGGCAGAACGGGGTGCGGGCGCTATTTTCTTTACGGACTACACTTTCCCCGGAGCCCTACAGGGTAATCTGGTAATTACTGGCAGCACTTTCAAAACCAACCACGAAACCAAAACAGGTAGTGGTACAAATGATTTCTATCCTTTTGGGGGGGCGCTTTCTATTATGAATGCCCCTGCCAGTATTAGCAATAGCACCTTCAGTGGCAACACTGCACTAGAACCGGGGGGCGCGATCCATTTTAATTCAGCTGGTTTACTGTCCCTAAATATATATGGTTCTACTTTTAATGGGAATACCTCCGAAAGAAGCGGTGGCGCAATCAATGGATGGGGCAAAACGAATATAACCAACAGCACCTTCAGCGGCAACATCGGCGGTTCCGGAGCTGCTATAAATACCCGTGACGATGTAGCAACTGTGTTGAATTCCACCATTAGCGGTAACCGTTCAATCTCAGGACAGGGAGGTGGCATTAGCGCTAATGGAAACGTGCTAACATTCCAAAATACAATTCTGGCAAATAACACGGGTGGTAACTGTTACGGTTCCGTCACCAGCGCCGGAAATAACCTACAATATGGCGACAGTTCCTGCCCCAATACGCTTAATCAGAATCCTAAGCTTGACCCGAACGGCTTACAAGATAACGGCGGTCTTACCCAAACTATAGCCCTTCTTGGTGGTAGTCCGGCTATAGATAGCGGGAATAATTCCACTTGCCCGGCAGTAGATCAACGCGGAGTATCCCGAAACGGTCCCTGTGACATTGGCGCGTATGAATATACTGGTGGATTTGTCACCGGAGGAGGCTGGATCAACTCTCCTGTTGGTGCTTGCAACCTCTCAGCCGCCTGCCAGAATGCTACCGGCAAAGCGAACTTCGGTTTCAATGCCAAGTACAAGAAAGACGCAACAATACCGGAGGGTAATACCGAGTTCCAATTTAGTCCTGGGAACCTGAACTTCAAGGCCACTAGTTATCAGTGGTTGGTGCTAGCGGGAGCCAAAGCTCAATTCAAGGGCAGCGGAACCATCAACGGCAACGGCAATTACGACTTTATAGTAACCGTTATTGACGGAAAGCTTAGCAGCAGCGGGGTGGATAAGTTCCGCATCAAAATCTGGGACAAAGTTACTGGGTTAGTAATTTATGATAACCAGATGGGTGCAGCAGACGATGTAGAACCTTCGACCACAGTAGGAGGTGGCAGCATTGTCATACATAAGAGTTAG